The Anaeromusa acidaminophila DSM 3853 genome includes the window TGGAGGTATATGACATGACTAAAGAAGAAATTATGCAAGCCATTGAGAACATGAGCGTTCTCGAACTGTCCGAGCTGGTGAAAGCTCTGGAAGAAAAATTCGGTGTTAGCGCTGCTGCTCCCGTAGCTGTTGCTGCTGCTCCGGCTGCCGGCGCTGCCGCTGCTGAAGAAAAAAGCGAATTTGACGTAATTTTGGCTAACGCTGGCGCTAGCAAAATCAACGTAATTAAAGTAGTTCGCGAAGCTACCGGCCTGGGCTTGAAAGAAGCCAAAGAACTGGTTGACGGTGCTCCGAAAGCCATCAAAGAAAAAGTTGCTAAAGCTGACGCTGACGCTCTGAAAGCTAAGCTTGAAGAAGCTGGCGCTACTGTTGAAGTAAAGTAAGCTTTTTTAAAAGACCATCCTGTTATACAG containing:
- the rplL gene encoding 50S ribosomal protein L7/L12; this encodes MTKEEIMQAIENMSVLELSELVKALEEKFGVSAAAPVAVAAAPAAGAAAAEEKSEFDVILANAGASKINVIKVVREATGLGLKEAKELVDGAPKAIKEKVAKADADALKAKLEEAGATVEVK